The following are from one region of the Corylus avellana chromosome ca1, CavTom2PMs-1.0 genome:
- the LOC132167495 gene encoding uncharacterized protein LOC132167495 gives MSTASENRSSIVQSESDGTVEELHKQPKVSYTREFLISLAELDTCKQLPCGLDLSILREHDASNRSSQSSRGSDSGKCYDNLSRHSWQNSGHDGLLGAGFFPRVSGCLAGASSLGVREKGCLLHRSDEPYRPPRPYKAVPPLRRQISDSYKDETCGSSEHLSHEITEEERRRKASFELMRKEQKNQIQEKQNKISDDRKENLDPDMVALLQDSVKDKGPVDVCNESEQYAAPAASNHNSDNRASIEGCATIPTITPGFTSRFFEENLDRKSLTHSPATKSDYTKSLALCSSAFAPQSVEEDEKHGSGISSNMRGGSKVYGMPHGNATETSRLLSNGNELSPKLTTYTSQSAKVGISEQLFGCNKPTVTTGALTCGDLELSFLFKINENDSIQHHYEQDGSINDTENGQPNSPNQCGASQHLLSLLQKGTVLTDLAASPDKSLLFEVGTGSNVISIFGPENAGKSDNQEALRGTSFTKELQLTDASLFLQKGSQCRVTKDNASLPCGFASPVMDNSFFPSKVDEYGPSVVNQEGIMSSSYNTLTDSSEMKGNKQVSDDILAKIGSKVQPKEGLKLNPVRDFDEKSDSTIEICLPDEDSLITFDDYCFLPDEDSLITGDDDFWLPSDENSLFSPSSQVHNTEKPSGLNVTLSHENSSQLHSEHPTTDRISYGFVGLEPSNHTRAQKSYPQFHHTQPYTGQAFLHSLGSQTYLHPARNSTKAKTYPSTHSPHKFCSTSVLPSRFQQTHGEPTMFDHPVNHMLLQQMSIPHKLPPRQLNGHPRGVMPDFPVNQIACYGQELNPMQDFYPTYEQPNFAGLGMPNQYFIDPHVARDDNHRKFNALFGKELGASFPGSGRGRSSLGNQVDIRFWHEQ, from the exons ATTCTGGAAAATGTTATGACAACCTATCTCGACATTCATGGCAAAATTCTGGACATGATGGACTTCTGGGAGCTGGTTTTTTTCCAAGAGTATCTGGATGTCTAGCTGGGGCTTCTTCTCTAGGAGTTCGAGAAAAAGGTTGTCTGCTCCACAGGAGTGATGAACCATATCGGCCTCCACGCCCCTATAAG GCAGTGCCTCCTTTACGAAGGCAGATTAGTGACTCATATAAAGATGAAACATGTGGCTCTTCTGAGCACTTGAGTCATGAGATAACAGAGGAGGAAAGGAGGAGAAAAG CTTCATTTGAGTTGATGAGGAAGGAACAGaaaaaccaaattcaagaaaagcaaaacaaaatctCAGATGATCGTAAGGAAAATTTAGACCCAGATATGGTAGCACTGCTACAGGATTCTGTAAAGGATAAGGGGCCTGTGGATGTATGCAATGAATCAGAGCAATACGCAGCACCCGCTGCTTCAAACCACAATTCTGACAATAGAGCTTCCATAGAAGGTTGTGCTACCATTCCGACCATAACCCCAGGTTTTACAAGCAGATTCTTTGAGGAGAATCTTGATAGAAAATCTTTAACTCATTCCCCTGCAACAAAG TCTGATTACACCAAAAGCCTTGCATTATGTTCTTCTGCATTTGCTCCTCAGTCTGTTGAAGAAG ATGAAAAACATGGTAGTGGCATCTCTAGCAACATGAGAGGTGGATCTAAAGTGTATGGGATGCCTCATGGAAATGCCACTGAGACCAGCCGCCTCTTATCCAATGGAAATGAACTTTCACCCAAGCTTACGACATATACCTCACAATCTGCTAAAGTTGGGATCTCTGAGCAATTATTTGGTTGTAACAAACCAACTGTGACTACAGGCGCTCTTACATGTGGGGACCTTGAACTATCCTTTTTATTCAAGATTAATGAAAATGACTCAATCCAGCATCACTATGAGCAAGATGGCAGCATTAATGATACAGAAAATGGACAGCCAAATTCTCCGAATCAGTGTGGTGCATCACAgcatcttctttctttgttgcaGAAGGGTACAGTCCTTACAGATTTGGCAGCATCTCCAGATAAAAGTCTTCTTTTTGAAGTTGGCACTGGCAGCAATGTGATTAGCATTTTTGGCCCGGAGAATGCTGGAAAATCTGACAATCAGGAAGCACTACGTGGAACTAGTTTTACAAAGGAGTTGCAATTAACTGATGCATCACTTTTTCTCCAAAAGGGTTCCCAATGCAGGGTTACAAAGGATAATGCTTCGCTGCCTTGTGGGTTTGCATCTCCAGTGATGGACAACAGTTTCTTTCCATCAAAAGTTGATGAATATGGACCCAGTGTGGTCAATCAAGAAGGCATTATGTCCTCAAGCTACAATACGCTAACTGATTCAAGTGAGATGAAGGGAAACAAGCAGGTCTCTGATGATATTCTGGCCAAAATTGGATCAAAAGTCCAACCTAAAGAGGGGTTGAAACTTAATCCTGTCAGGGACTTCGATGAAAAATCTGATTCAACCATTGAAATTTGTTTGCCTGATGAAGACAGTTTGATTACCTTTGATGACTACTGCTTTTTACCTGATGAGGACAGTCTGATTACAGGTGATGATGACTTCTGGCTTCCATCTGATGAGAATTCGTTGTTTAGCCCAAGTTCACAGGTTCATAATACTGAGAAGCCCTCTGGTCTAAATGTCACCCTCAGTCATGAAAACTCTTCTCAACTGCATTCAGAACATCCTACTACCGACCGTATTTCTTATGGCTTTGTGGGCTTGGAGCCCTCTAATCACACTCGTGCACAGAAATCTTACCCACAGTTTCATCACACTCAGCCATATACGGGACAGGCATTTTTGCATTCTCTAGGTTCTCAAACTTATCTGCATCCTGCGAGGAATTCCACGAAGGCAAAGACCTATCCTTCCACTCATTCTCCCCACAAGTTTTGCTCTACAAGTGTGCTACCCTCTCGTTTCCAGCAAACTCATGGTGAGCCAACCATGTTTGATCATCCTGTTAATCATATGCTGTTACAACAGATGTCCATCCCACACAAACTTCCTCCTCGCCAACTAAATGGACATCCAAGAGGTGTAATGCCTGATTTTCCCGTTAATCAAATAGCTTGTTACGGACAGGAGCTGAACCCAATGCAAGATTTTTACCCAACCTATGAGCAACCAAATTTTGCTGGTCTTGGAATGCCAAATCAGTACTTTATAG ATCCTCATGTTGCTAGAGACGATAATCACAGGAAGTTCAATGCTCTTTTTGGGAAGGAACTTGGAGCATCTTTTCCCGGAAGTGGACGTGGTCGAAGCAGTCTTGGCAATCAGGTTGACATAAGATTTTGGCATGAGCAATAG